A segment of the Ochotona princeps isolate mOchPri1 chromosome 16, mOchPri1.hap1, whole genome shotgun sequence genome:
CCAAGGTAGTTGGCGTGGGACCAACTACGTGGGCTGCTTGCCCCATGGGCCAGGTGCTCAGTGTTCCTCGCCCTGTGTGGTGTTGCTACCCGCACAGTGGGCACCAGCAGCAGACCCTTGCTTTGGTTATGGTGCTTCAGGCACCACCTGACTGTGGGGCTGGCCGAGCCTGAAGCGTGCCTCCCAGGCAGCCGGGAAGGTCCTGGTGGAGCAGGCTCTGTGCCTCTGCCGGTGGTCGCCATGTTACCCTGGGCCTACAAACAAGCCTTAGTGCCTGCAGACCTCCTGCCTGCACCAGCCCAGGGCACAGGGTCAGGAGGGCAGCACGGTGCCcctggggctgagggtgggcaGCTGAGGGACAAGGCTGCTGTTAGCAGACTGGAGCCTGGAGCCGTCCCACCTGCTGTGGGGAGGGGTTTGCCTGTGGCAGATGGAGCAACTTGCCGCCTATGGGTGCTGGGCTCCCTGAGTTTGTCTCCTGGGATAGTGAGGCAGCTGTGTACAGTGACGCACAGGCCTGTGTAGACAGTGGGGTGGGGACAGCCCAGCACAAATGACACTCAGCCGGCcggccctctctccctcctgccgTGTCCCCTGTAGTATCTGAAGAAGCTGCACACACAGGAGCGGGCGGTGGAGGAGGTGAAGCTAGCCATCAAGCCGTACTACCAGAAGAAGGACATCACCAAGGAGGAGTACAAGGACATCCTGAGGAAGGCCGTGCACAAGGTGGGGTGCTGCTAAGAcacgtgtgggggacctgggaggTGACAAGGACCGGCTTGCCCCAAGGCCACGCAGAGCTGTCCTGTGGGTATGAGGGAGCCCCCGTTTAAGTTGGACgtgggcctggctcctgggaggACGCTCTGTGCAAGGCCTAGGCTGCACCCTGTAGTCAGGGTGCAGGGGTCCTCACAGCCAGTGACCACAGCTGCCCCTGGCCCCCCAGATCTGCCACAGCAAAAGTGGGGAGATCAACCCAGTGAAGGTGAGCAACCTGGTGCGGGCCTACGTCCAGCGCTACCGCTACTTCCGCAAGCATGGCCGCAAGCCAGGGGACCCCCCAGGGCCACCCCGGCCACCCAAGGAGCCGGGACCTCCCGACAAGGGTGGGCCTGGCTTGCCCTTACCCCCCCTCTGAGCCCCTGCTCACCCACCCCTGGCCTCTCTGAAATTCTGGACGTATTTATGGCTCCGTGGCCCCGCTTCCCTCCCCTCAGTGGGATGATGGGGAGGGTCGCAGCGGGAGGAGAGCCCCCTGCCTCACCCCACCCAGCCTGGTGCCCATCTGCCCCCAAAACCTGTCTCCACAGCCCCACCCTGTTTGTGCCCCTACCCCCAATTTCATTAAAGGTTTCATGAAATGTATCCCCAGTGCTGTTATTTTAACCCTCTCCCCCCACATCCCTGCTGCATACACATTTGGGGAGAGGGTTGAGGAAAGAGGCAGATTTGGCCGCAGCTGGAGGGTGGGAGTAGGGAGGCTACGTGACCTGGGCCAAACGCCACGCCCTCCCTGGGAAGCAGGCGTGCGAGGGATTGACTCAGGCAGGcacagctgggctgctggggaggGTCCCTGGCCCACTGTGCCCCTGGAGTTGACCTCAcccaggcagagcagctgggcctgtgcTGGGGGGTTGGGGCAGCTGCGGGACACCTTCAGCCCTGTCTGTTCTGGCCTGAGAGGGGAAGTGTGTTCCCAGCAAGGTGGGGCTCAGTAGTCAGGCCTGGATTCTGACCTGTGGACCATGGAGATGACTGTCACCTCCTCCCCAGGTCCCCttgggcagaggggaggaggtgATGAGGGCTCTGCATTCTGCCCAGTGCTTGGTCCTTTCAGACATGGTGGCTCCAGCAGTCAGACACAAGGACGTAAGTGGTAAGCACAGTTTATTGACAAGCTGGAACTTAGAAAACCATTTTCTCAACCAGGTCCTGCAGGCAGGCCTTGTACTGGTCCATGGTGAGGGAGAGTGGCTGGCTGTTGGAAATGTGCAGGTCCACGGTGTTCTCCAGGGAGGATGCGCCCTGGGACTTGGCCATGTCCAGCAGGGCCTTCAAGCATGTAGGCAGGATCTGAACAGGAAGCACTTAGGTCAGCCCAGTGGTGAACGCCAGTGAGGCAGCCCCTCTCCCCACTATAACCCAGGGctcctgggaaatgtagtttccCCACACAGACCCAATGAAAGGAGGCCCCTGATGTGGGGGCCAAGCAGCAGGCGGTCAGTgttcctggggctgcagctgcccaTAGGGCTGAGGGATTTACCTTTATGAGCTCAAGATAGAGCTGGGGGAGACACCCAAGAGTTGCTGAGTACAGGGAACAGGTGACTACAGGGGCTCTGGGAAGTAGGGTGTCCAGGGGGCTTCTGGGAGTCGTAGTTCCTAACAGCAGCCCTGTCCCTCAGCTGCCCACCCTTAGCTCCAGGGGCACCGCGCTGCAAGCACCTTAACCATCACCAGTTTCTTGACCCACGGCTGGTCCTGGGGCCATGCCTCCCCCACACAGAACCAGAGAGTGTAGCGAGGTGACTGTCCGCTTCCATTGATGAACTTGATGAGATCTGAGGGCCCAGGAGCCTGCAGTCAGGGGTGGTGGGGAGAAGGCCTCCGTCCACCCGCCACCTCCACATAGTTTCCTCTTCAGGGTTACAAGCCCTTGGCCTGCAGCCCTCAGCCAGCGGGACCAGTGAGCTGCTAGCTTAGGGGAAACAACTGTGCCATCCCCCTCCAGGCCCATCGCTGGAAGCCAGCGCCACCTGGACCCTGCCTGCAGTCTGGACATGTGCAGGGGGAGTAAGCTGTGTCCAGCACATGCAGCTCCAGAGCGTAGCATGACACCACACTACCTGCACAGGCCTCAGGCTCACATGGCTGGGGACTCTTGGCTGCACAGCGCAAGGCCAGAGCCTTCCGTGAGGCCCGCAGGGACCCACCTTCCTTGCCGGTTTGTCCTTCATGGTGACAGGGATGGTGGCCATCCATCCCCCTCAGCGTATGGCATGTCCAGGACCAGGCACCTCACACCGGCTCTGGCAGGTTCTGAGGGGTGACAGTCCTAGGCCCCGTGTGCTCTGCACAGTCTAGTAACTGTACAATGCCCAGCTCTGAATgctgccccttcctgccccactgcccctcactgccccacTCACCTTTCACAAAGCACTCCAGGTCAAACAcacttccttctctgtccttggggACCTCGCCACTGGGCCCCTGCCCGCTGTTGGGGAATAACTCCTCACCCACAGCCCAGTAGGTGTGGCAGTGGCCCAGGCGCTGGGCGCAGAGCTGAGATCCAAGCCGCCACAGAGCCAGTCCCCCGCCCAGGCTTCCCAGCACATGCCGCACGTATTTGGTCACGCTGTAGTCCGACAGGGCCTCCGAGGGGTCAGGCAGGGTGACGGGCTGCCCCGGCAGTGCCAtgttcacagcctctgctgtgccCACCAGCCGCAGCCCCCAGGGGCAGTAGATGGTCTGCTGGAAGACCTGGCGGCCGCGGTAGAAGGCAGTCACTTCGAACTCCCATTCTGAGCAGCACCAGCAGTGCGGTGAGGGggaaaagacagggagaaagggcaTGAGGGGCTGGGGGCCTTGGCCACAGCTTCTCCCAACCCTGGCGGGCACTTACGTTCCTCAGGCACCAGGAGCCGCCTCAGTGGATTTTCAGGGGGTTCCAGGTTTGGGCAGGgattgggctggtccaggctgggaCTCAACAGCAGCTCAGGGCAGTACTCCTGGACCACAGCCCCACCCAGAGGCCCCTCCTCTGGACCTGAGGCCAAAGCCATGTCAGCCAGTAAGTCCTCCAGGTCGTCCTCCTGGAGAACAAAACAGCCGGGCCTTCAGCTGCCAGTCCTGGGGCCACAGGATGGACCAGGCAGGCCTCTGTTCCCTCGGGGAGTTCCTGAAGTGGAGGACCCACTGTGGGCACTTAGAGTGGCACACGAGCCCCATGAGTGCCAGGCAGATGGGACTCGGAGAGGGAAAGGAGGTCATGTGGTCAAGCCGGGAAGTCCTAGCCTGTGGGGCTGGGGCTCTCAGGGAGCCCAGGAAATGCTGGACTTCCTCCCaaggaggctgggcagggggcCAGGTCTCACCTGGGGATCAGACATGCTGCCATCCTCACCCACTTCTGATGAGGCGTGCCTGGCTCCTGTTGAGAAGGTATGGCTGGAGCAGGGGTGCCAGGTCCCAGCAACGTGCCAGCCCTCCTTGGGAAGCCCTGCGCTGGCACACCTGGGACCACAAACTCGTAGACCTTGTGCGGGTCGTGAGGGTCCTTGCTGTTGTCCTCTGCTACACGCACCACTTCCTTCCGGTTCAGGGCCGACCGAAAATTCCTCTTCCAGGTGGGCAGGTCGGGTCTATCCCTCCCGGGGACGTAGCTCCCGCTGGCCTCTGCCCAGGCCTGGCGGGGAGAAAGAATTAGGTGTCCCCCACCCACCGCAGGTTCGAACTCCCCAGCCTCAGCCTTGTCTTCCGGCTCCCTCTGGGTGGTCTAACACTAACCTCATTGGGCCCCAGGCATCCCTGAACTCTGCCCCCTAGTGCCGGGTACCCTAACTTGGTTAGCAAAGCTTGGAACATCAGCTGATCTTCTAGAACCCCGGTCAGGAGCCCCAACCCAGCATACCCGAGAATGCATTTTCTCCCAGTTCTGCCTGCCCTCCCACCCGCCATACTCCTGCCTGCTGCCCGGGATCAGGCCATGAGCCACCCAGCCCGCGCCGCACCGCGAGCCTCCCGCACCTGGAATATGCTGAAATCCTGCGGCTGCGCATCCTGCCGCAGGCCATGCTTCCAGGGTATACGGAAGCGCGACCGGCTCTGGTCCACCCACGACACACCCTCCAGGTGCCCGCTGTCCAGCTGCTCGATCAGCCAGGGCAGGATCCGCGGCTTCTGTGTCCCCATGGCCACACCTGCACCGATGGGAACATTGCTGGGCGTAGGGAGGTGTGCCAGGAAATTCCGCACATTATCAGGCTGGCCTGCCTCACGGGTCCTCACAGCGCCTGCACCGCGaggcctcctctccccaccctcccaaaGGAGAGACTCGCTCATTCGGCCCGGTGCCCCACTGCATACCccttccctacacacacacacacacacacacacacacacacacacacacggccggTCGTGCAGACCCAAGGCTGACCCCATCCTAGCCAATTCAGTGCGCACACAACTCAGCCCCCGCCCCGTGAGCCGCCTTATACACCCACCCTACGACACCGAGCCCCCTCTGCCCGTGGGCAGCACAGGCGCCCATGCACCGGGCCAGGCACTCGCCCACGGCCGGCCGCCCCTGGCCCGAGCGAGCTGCCCGCCCCTCTTTCCGTCccccgctgctgttgctgcccttTTCCTACAGTCCACCTCCAGCGCCTTCCACCGCTGCCCTCTGCTCGCTCGGCTCTCCCCGGGATGCACCAGCTACCAGCGCAGATCCATCCCGGCTCCTGCCACCGGACTCTTCCGCCTTTATGCACCGGGCGCTGGGGCCCAGCCGTCTGTGGGCACCCTATTTCCCGCCAGCTGACACCTAGAGCATAGGAAGCTTCCTTTGCTGTCGCGTTCTTAAAACGAAACTAACTTGAACATCCCTTGGGGCACAAGTTCGAAACCCCAAGGGGCGTTCACGCACGCCCAGCGCCGACTCGTCCTGCCCCTCTTTCAGTCTTCCGGACACAGGCCTGCTGGGAACGCGGTATGCAAATGAGACGGCGGCCAGCACTCCGCCCCTTCCATGTTGGGGCGGTTACTCATTCGGCCCAGTACGCATGCGCGGCAAAGTTGAAGGACTTCCCAAAAAAAGTTTTTACAACTCGAGAGGGCTTCGGCAGCGGCGCTCTAGACCGGGTAGGTGAGCGGGGTATTGGCAAGAACTGGGATGAAGCGCCGCGGAGAGGGCCGGGATCCTGGAGCGGTTACCCCATTCCCGCTTCTTCGACATCCTAAACCGGGCTGTCCCCAACATAGGAGCAAGCTAGTTGGAACTACATCTCCCAGCAGGCTTCTTGCCAAACGTCCCCTTTTGTTCGTGCTCGTCCTCCGCCAAGCCTGCTGGGGTTGGTAGTTCCGGTCTTCTGAGGGCATCGATAAACTTGGCCATTTGCCTCCTTCTGTGGGAACCCCAAGCCCCACCACCatcctcctttttccctcttagacCCAGGATTCCAGGCTCCCAACTCCCTCCTCCTCTGGAGCTAAGGATCttggcctggctccctgctttcccaggataaaGCAATCAGACACCATCCCTCTTGTCCCTCTAAGGAGGCCCAGCTCCTCACCCCTCCCAAAACACCCGGACCCTCAGCATCCTCCTCCCTTTGGTGCTGCTCATGAGTGCTGCCCCTCTCTGGGGCTCGGGCCCTGTCCTAGGCACCTCCATGGCGGGCTCGGAGGAGCTGGGTCTCCGCGAGGACACGCTGAAGGTCCTGGCTGCCTTCCTCCGCCGGGGCGAGGCTGCTgggtcccccagcccagcccctccgaGGTAAGAGGAGCTGCGCCCCTTCATCCCAGGATAGGGGTGTGTCCTCCAAGAGAGGGGAAGGGCAGGACTCTGGGGGGTTACTCCCAGGTCTTCTACCCCAGGACGCCACCCGGAGAAGAGCCAACTGACTTGCTGAGTCGCCTTCGAAGATGTCTGCCGTGCCCACTGGGGCGAGGAGCTGTGTCCCCCGAATCCCCGCGGCCTTGCACGCTGCCACTGCGCCCCTGCTATGGTTCAGGACCTGGTAAGTGATTGTCCTCGCTCACCTGTGCTGCTGGCCGAGTGAGGCACCCTCATTCCCAAAACATACAGGATGCAGCTCATGGTCACCCAGCTTTGGGGTCACTGCCATCACCCACCCTTGCTGTCCTGTGGACTACCCCAAGCCTCGGTTAGATTTCTGTCAGTCCATTGGGTTGGCTTTGGGATGGAGTTTGGTGGCTTTCCAACGTCctgtgtggttttgttttttgttgttttttaacccCCAGCATGCCCAATGGGGCTGGCAGTGAGGCATAGGAGATCTGGGTTTGGATGGCAACTTTTGGGCTACGTGGTTATATGAGGGTGGGAGGGATCCATGGTGGACTCTGGCAGAGCAGGAAGGGAGTGGGAGCAAGGGTGGTGGTCGCCCTTCTCCTGGATCAAGAACGACCTCTCTCACTGGTGAGCCCAGATGGATTAGTCATAGCTGCCGGGAGATGCcccgctggggggtggggaggggcgagGAGCGCCGTGATCAACTTACGTCTGAAATCTCATGATAGCATAGCTGGCATAGCTCctctccaaaacacttggaaccaCAAGTGGGGAGGATTGAAGATTATTGCACATCCGTAAAATGATGATGTGAAAGGTGAGGAACTCCCGGAATACAGTCCACTCGAGGGGCAGTAGGTAAAGCCACCCCTCACCCCAACACCCGCCTCCCACTGTTGAGAGGAGCGCGTGTGTCAGTCCAGCTTCTCGGCTGACTCAAGCAGGCACTTGACTTGAAGCCAGCCACGTGAGAGAGAGACCCCAAGGGactttctgcttcctggcttcagcctggcgctgCCTGggttattgcagccactggaggaatgaaccagaccTCTCTCTCACCCTTGCTCCGTCACTCTGCCTTCCGGATAACGCATCATGAAAAAGTTagtggagaggcagaaagacagtgagagggaGGGATTCCCCCAGGAGCTAGGAGGTCAGGCTTGGGCTCCTACAGTGTGGCAGGAACCCCGTTCCCGAAGCCCTCGCTGCTCGTCCatggtggcaggaagctggacttaggGTGCAGAGCTGGGCTTTGAAGGAGGTGCTGTCGTCCCAGGCACTTgcgccttggctgccaggctcCAGTCTTGTCCCTCTTCCAAATACAGACGGATGCATCTGAAAGGCCGAGCGCCACAAGAGAGGTGGCTGTGCCACAAGTGTGGAGTAGGGAGGGCTCCAACAGGGCACCCCACTGCAGGCTTACGGCTTCCAAGACTGGAAATGCCACATACGCTTCATCTTCCCGTGGGCAAGGTCCTCTCCAAAGCACCCCCATTCAGCTCTAACCTTCCATGTGGCATCTTTGACCAGAGTTTGTTCATGGGGCCTCCCTGGACACCTTTCCCCCTTTAAGGGTAGAAGTCCTTCCTGGCTATGGAGGTggttgggggaggagagaggcatTCAGTACCAGTGTGGTGGAGACTGCTACTGCCCGCTTttgtgccaggccaggctaccCCCGACTTCTATGCCCTGGTGGCCCAGCGACTGGAACAGCTGGTCCAGGAACAGCTGAGATGTCCCCCTAGCCCAGGTGAGACCCGGAGCCTTGGAGAGGGGTGGGCCGGGCAGGTTAGACAGGGTTCTGCCCTGGCTGCATTCACTTCTGTGCTGCAGAGCTCCAAGACCCCCCAGCCACAGAGAAGGAAGCCCTGTTACGCAAGCTGGTGGCCTTgctggaggaagaggcagaagtCATCAACCAGAAGGTGACACCTGGAAAAGCGAGGGGTGGGAGCCGGGTGCAGAGCATGGACGTCAGAAGCCTGAGCCCAGGGGAGAttgggtttggggagggaaggaaggcagtGAAAGCCAGGTGAGAGGGGGCGTGTCCAGAATCCCGGTGGCTGCTGGCTACGGAAAGGACTGGCTTAGAATGCCCCATGGTCCATGGGTTGTGACCTGTACTGTCAGTTATAGGGTGGTGAGCAGCCCCAGGGGGGAGCTAGCTGGAAGGCAGTTCCAGCACAGCCTGGCTTTGATCTGCTGGGAGAACTCAGCAGGGGTGTGGCCTGTGTGCTAGGCCCCACCGTCCGGGAGCAGCTGAAGCACCAATTGGCTGATGAGATGGACGGATGTGACATTGCATGGCACCTAGACCTGCACACGCAACTTTGGCGCCTAATCCCCTTCTTGGCGGATCAGGAGAGCTTGACCACATGCGTCCTGccacccctctctccctccaccccacagcTGGCCTCGGACCCTGCCCTGCGCCAGAAGCTGGCCCGCCTGTCCACGGCCTCTTTCGCCCGTCTGGTGGAGCTGTTCTCCAGCCGCGAAGGCAGCCGCACGAGCCCCTCCTTGCCGTGCCCGGGCCCTCCACCGCCCTCCCCAGAGCCCCTGGCCCGCCTGGCGCTGGCCATGGAGCTGAGCCGGCGCGTGGCCCACCTTGGGGGCACCCTGGCTGGACTCAGCGTGGAGCACGTGCACAGCTTCGCGCCCTGGATCCAGGCCCACGGAGGCTGGGTGAGCCGCGGGGTGCGGGGACTTCCCACCCGTTGTGTGATAGTGGGGGAACGAGGTATTGCTTAGGTTGTCCTGACTGCACAGGGGTCCTCCTGGTCCTGTTTCCTGCACTGTCTGTTCTGCACCTCTGGTCCTGTGCTGGAATCCACCTGCTTGACTTCCTGGTCTTTCTGTTACCCAAccctcctccccaaccctccGTCAgtttttgctcctggctttgcgtCCAGTGCCAGTCTCAGAGCGGGCTTGGTCTCCGGCTTGCTGCCTGGGAGCTGCCTGGCAGCTGCCCCCCGCCCCCTCCGGTCCCCCTTCAATGAGTATGTTTTCTGTTAATCTGCCAAGGGTCCTGGTGCCAGGCTCCTACAGTGTCACCATTGCTTCCCAGACTGGCAGGCATGGGGAACAGGGAGGAAGAGGCTGGTGGCAGCAGGATGCAAGATGAGATCAGAAGACCGGCAGCCACATCCTGGGGGGACTTTGTGGAACCAAACACTCCCCCATGCAGGTGTCCACAGGTGCCCTCTGGAGGCAGAGTGTGTGAGGACAAGGGCAGAGATGAGGCTGGGTCAGACCTAGGGCAGTGCAGCTGCCCACAGTCAGGAATTCCTGGGTCAGGGCAGGCGGTCGTGGGTTGGTGCATTTCCGAGGCTGGAAAAGAGGTCTGTTCAGCTGCCAGGTTGGAGCTTGGAGCTGAAGGCAGCCTCATGAAGCTAGGTCCCACTGTCAGGGGATAGCACCTGGTGGTTGGGTGGCTGGGCTGGTGCTGTCCCCCTGGGCTTCAGAGCCTACAGCACTGGCTCCCCCAGGGTGGCCTGTATCCTTAGCAGGCCCTGCATAGCTGCCAAAGTCAGATGGGACTGGGCGTGCCCTGGGGGATGACCCTAACCATGACCCACAGGAATTACACAAATCCCTTCCTGGGCTCATTACCCCTGAGCTAGTAAGTCCCCATTCGGCCTTGTCACCTCcttctaaaaaagatttttatttgttagaaaggcagttacaggAGAAGATCTTGATCTGGGGAGGGGCTCATTCCCTACTTCCTGGCAGAAGCCACTAGCTTCCCTGAGTCTCCACCACGGgttcagggacctaagcacttgggccatcctctactcctttcacaaacaccttagcagggagctggattagaactggatcggaagcctggacttgaactgtccccgtataggatgccagtatcCGGGGTAGTGGTTTTAAGTTGCTGTGCTATGGCACCACCCCCTTCCCCCCATCACTTGTTATACTGAGCACATGAGGGCCCCAACACAGGCCTAGTAGAGGGCTCCACTCAAATCATAGGACACCCCTGGGTGGTGTGGAGAGAGTAGCCTCAAGGGGAAGATGATTCAAAGTGTGGTATTTGCATGGTGGGGGTGGCTGCTTTGGCCTGGTACCCCAGGAGGTAACTCCAGTGTGGCCCCAAGTGCCTTCTCCCAGCCTCTGTCCCCTCTTGGCCCTGAGTGTCTGCCCCTTCGGCTGGTTCCTCTCGCTCTCTcctacccaccccaccccccaccccaccgcaGTCTGTCATTTCCCTAGGCCGCCGGAGCTGCAAGGAGGGACGCACCTTCCAGCTCACAGGGCCCTCTGCCGCCTTTCTCCTCCAGGAAGGCATCCTGGCTGTCTCTCCCGTGGACTTGAGCCTCCCCTTGGACTGACCTCAACTTCAGAAATGACTGCCACAGGCCTGGACCTtgtgt
Coding sequences within it:
- the IRF3 gene encoding interferon regulatory factor 3 isoform X2, giving the protein MSDPQEDDLEDLLADMALASGPEEGPLGGAVVQEYCPELLLSPSLDQPNPCPNLEPPENPLRRLLVPEEQWEFEVTAFYRGRQVFQQTIYCPWGLRLVGTAEAVNMALPGQPVTLPDPSEALSDYSVTKYVRHVLGSLGGGLALWRLGSQLCAQRLGHCHTYWAVGEELFPNSGQGPSGEVPKDREGSVFDLECFVKDLIKFINGSGQSPRYTLWFCVGEAWPQDQPWVKKLVMVKILPTCLKALLDMAKSQGASSLENTVDLHISNSQPLSLTMDQYKACLQDLVEKMVF
- the BCL2L12 gene encoding bcl-2-like protein 12, encoding MRGKVEGLPKKSFYNSRGLRQRRSRPGTSMAGSEELGLREDTLKVLAAFLRRGEAAGSPSPAPPRTPPGEEPTDLLSRLRRCLPCPLGRGAVSPESPRPCTLPLRPCYGSGPGQATPDFYALVAQRLEQLVQEQLRCPPSPELQDPPATEKEALLRKLVALLEEEAEVINQKLASDPALRQKLARLSTASFARLVELFSSREGSRTSPSLPCPGPPPPSPEPLARLALAMELSRRVAHLGGTLAGLSVEHVHSFAPWIQAHGGWEGILAVSPVDLSLPLD
- the IRF3 gene encoding interferon regulatory factor 3 isoform X1, which encodes MGTQKPRILPWLIEQLDSGHLEGVSWVDQSRSRFRIPWKHGLRQDAQPQDFSIFQAWAEASGSYVPGRDRPDLPTWKRNFRSALNRKEVVRVAEDNSKDPHDPHKVYEFVVPGARHASSEVGEDGSMSDPQEDDLEDLLADMALASGPEEGPLGGAVVQEYCPELLLSPSLDQPNPCPNLEPPENPLRRLLVPEEQWEFEVTAFYRGRQVFQQTIYCPWGLRLVGTAEAVNMALPGQPVTLPDPSEALSDYSVTKYVRHVLGSLGGGLALWRLGSQLCAQRLGHCHTYWAVGEELFPNSGQGPSGEVPKDREGSVFDLECFVKDLIKFINGSGQSPRYTLWFCVGEAWPQDQPWVKKLVMVKILPTCLKALLDMAKSQGASSLENTVDLHISNSQPLSLTMDQYKACLQDLVEKMVF